The Flaviramulus sp. BrNp1-15 genome has a window encoding:
- a CDS encoding Dam family site-specific DNA-(adenine-N6)-methyltransferase yields MKTAKPFLKWAGGKSQLINEIKNSLPQDFKKKEFTFIEPFVGSGAVMFWMLNKYPNIKKAVINDINTDLTNTYITIRNNVREVIEQLDEWQSQYHKFINDIDGRKEYYYEKRTLFNTRESDNVVQASLFIFLNRTCFNGLYRVNKSNGFNVPIGSYKTALICDEENLLATCQLLNKGVYTNDKVSFPTAA; encoded by the coding sequence TTGAAAACAGCAAAACCGTTTCTTAAATGGGCTGGTGGAAAAAGCCAACTAATTAATGAAATTAAAAACTCTTTACCACAAGATTTTAAGAAAAAAGAATTTACTTTCATTGAACCTTTTGTAGGTAGTGGAGCAGTAATGTTTTGGATGCTTAATAAATATCCTAATATAAAAAAAGCTGTTATAAATGATATTAACACAGATCTTACAAATACATATATCACAATTAGAAATAATGTTCGAGAAGTAATTGAACAATTAGATGAATGGCAATCACAATATCATAAGTTTATAAATGATATTGATGGGAGAAAGGAATATTATTATGAAAAAAGAACTTTATTTAATACTCGTGAATCAGATAATGTAGTACAAGCTTCTTTATTTATCTTTTTGAACAGAACATGTTTTAATGGTTTATATAGAGTGAATAAATCTAATGGATTTAATGTTCCCATAGGGAGTTATAAAACAGCTCTAATTTGTGATGAAGAAAATTTATTAGCAACTTGTCAGCTATTAAATAAAGGAGTTTATACAAATGATAAAGTCTCTTTTCCAACTGCTGCTTAA
- a CDS encoding exonuclease domain-containing protein → MIYTIIDVETTGRSNKLTEISIFKYDGTQIIDEFTSLINPELLIPDYITALTGIDNGMVADAPTFSEIANTILSFTENCIFVAHNVNFDYNAIRNEFKAINIDFNRKKLCTIRLARKLIPGHKSYSLGKLSNALDIHIVDRHRARGDAEATVILFERLLSQEQAETVFNEFLKKSSKEATLPSHLPTAVFNNLPNTPGVYYFKNKKGKIIYVGKAKDIKKRVLSHFYSKTKKSLAMCRETAHIDFALSGTELIALLMEDAAIKQHYPEYNQVAKRATKMYAIFSYTDRKGIIHMAYNTLKATPNPILTLNSITECRQHIEQLCSQFELCPKYCHLQEAVASCNHFKIHTCKGICKDQEPYEQYNQRVLQAIDSLNNNSKDVVLKQKGRHAQEDAFIMIEKGTYLGYGFIDKTEHINNTQDLEPFLIPQKDNNDIQKIIRKVLVNL, encoded by the coding sequence ATGATTTACACGATTATAGATGTTGAAACCACAGGAAGAAGTAATAAGCTTACCGAAATATCTATTTTTAAGTATGATGGTACTCAAATTATAGATGAGTTTACCTCTTTAATTAATCCGGAGCTATTAATTCCAGATTATATTACTGCGCTTACAGGTATTGATAATGGTATGGTTGCTGATGCTCCTACATTTTCTGAAATCGCCAACACCATTTTATCTTTTACCGAAAACTGCATTTTTGTAGCACATAATGTAAATTTCGATTACAACGCTATTAGAAATGAATTTAAAGCCATAAATATAGATTTTAACAGAAAAAAATTGTGTACCATACGGTTAGCTAGAAAACTGATTCCTGGACATAAATCGTATAGTTTAGGAAAACTTAGTAATGCTTTAGATATTCATATTGTTGACCGACACCGGGCTAGAGGCGATGCTGAAGCTACCGTTATTTTGTTTGAGCGCTTACTTAGTCAAGAACAAGCGGAAACGGTATTTAATGAGTTTTTAAAAAAATCATCTAAAGAAGCGACATTACCATCACATTTACCAACGGCGGTTTTTAATAATTTACCAAACACACCTGGTGTGTATTATTTTAAAAACAAAAAGGGTAAAATTATTTATGTTGGTAAAGCTAAAGACATAAAAAAGCGTGTACTAAGTCATTTTTATAGTAAAACTAAGAAATCTTTGGCTATGTGTAGAGAGACTGCCCATATAGACTTTGCACTTTCTGGTACCGAACTTATAGCGTTACTTATGGAAGATGCTGCCATTAAACAGCATTACCCAGAATACAACCAAGTGGCAAAACGTGCCACGAAAATGTATGCTATTTTTAGTTATACCGACCGAAAAGGCATTATACATATGGCATATAATACACTTAAAGCCACACCAAACCCAATACTGACTTTAAACTCTATAACCGAATGCCGCCAACATATAGAACAGTTGTGTAGCCAGTTTGAACTCTGCCCAAAATATTGCCATTTACAAGAAGCTGTTGCCAGCTGCAACCATTTTAAAATACATACCTGTAAAGGCATTTGTAAAGACCAAGAACCTTATGAGCAGTATAACCAACGCGTGTTACAAGCTATAGACAGCCTAAATAACAACAGTAAAGATGTTGTTTTAAAACAAAAAGGCAGACACGCCCAAGAAGATGCCTTTATTATGATTGAAAAAGGTACCTATTTAGGTTATGGTTTTATAGATAAAACAGAACACATTAATAACACCCAAGATTTAGAACCTTTTTTAATACCGCAAAAGGATAATAACGATATTCAAAAGATAATTAGAAAGGTGTTAGTTAATTTATAA